A region of Sulfitobacter faviae DNA encodes the following proteins:
- a CDS encoding pseudouridine synthase produces the protein MTARVILLYKPYGVLSQFTDKGTEGSTRPTLSAYVDEKGFYPAGRLDRDSEGLLVLTDHGPLQARIAHPKYKRPKSYLVQVEGTPDAAALDALRKGVELKDGLTKPAQVDQIDAPDPLWPRDPPVRFRKTVPDAWLRITIREGRNRQVRRMTAHVGLPTLRLIRESVGDWTLAGLQPGAWRWSTETGR, from the coding sequence ATGACCGCCCGCGTGATCTTGCTGTACAAACCCTATGGCGTGCTGTCGCAATTCACCGACAAAGGCACCGAAGGCAGCACACGGCCCACCCTCTCGGCCTATGTCGATGAAAAGGGATTTTATCCCGCAGGGCGGCTCGACCGCGACAGCGAAGGGCTTTTGGTGCTGACAGACCACGGCCCGCTTCAGGCCCGCATCGCGCATCCCAAATACAAACGGCCCAAGAGCTATCTGGTGCAGGTCGAAGGCACGCCGGATGCCGCGGCGCTCGACGCGCTGCGCAAAGGTGTCGAACTGAAGGACGGTCTGACGAAACCCGCCCAGGTGGATCAGATCGACGCGCCTGATCCGCTTTGGCCGCGCGACCCGCCGGTGCGTTTTCGCAAGACGGTCCCCGATGCTTGGCTGCGCATCACCATCCGCGAGGGGCGCAACCGGCAAGTGCGGCGCATGACAGCCCATGTCGGCCTGCCCACGCTGCGGCTGATCCGCGAAAGCGTGGGCGACTGGACGCTGGCCGGGCTGCAACCCGGCGCATGGCGCTGGTCGACCGAAACGGGCCGTTAG